A genomic window from Thalassoroseus pseudoceratinae includes:
- a CDS encoding MlaE family ABC transporter permease encodes MASDTAAPQPHSLTVSLGAVVLRAVIAVGDLGVFAGRMLKWLFIRRPRASVLMPSLYDIGFRSIPVVFVTGLFIGMVLSVQTYTQFKAMGMENRLGSIITMTLVSELGPVLAATMLAGRVGSAMAAELGTMRVTEQIEAVRALGANPIQYLVVPRFLACFLMIPMLTGLSDILGILGGWLYSVQVLGINNFHYWHHAVGYVAPFDIMSGLFKSVFFGATIAIVACHRGFHCGAGAEGVGRAATESFVVSFMLILILDFLLNVLINTFYQVAWSNNPTLAVVF; translated from the coding sequence ATGGCGAGCGATACAGCAGCCCCTCAACCACACAGTTTAACCGTTTCTCTCGGAGCGGTCGTGCTGCGGGCTGTCATAGCCGTCGGCGACTTGGGCGTGTTCGCCGGTCGTATGCTGAAATGGCTCTTCATTCGTCGTCCTCGTGCTTCGGTTTTGATGCCGAGCCTGTACGACATTGGTTTTCGCAGCATCCCCGTCGTTTTCGTCACGGGACTGTTCATCGGAATGGTTTTGTCGGTTCAGACCTACACGCAATTCAAAGCCATGGGGATGGAGAACCGGCTCGGTTCGATCATCACGATGACGTTGGTCAGCGAACTCGGCCCGGTCCTGGCGGCGACGATGCTTGCCGGTCGTGTCGGGAGTGCGATGGCAGCCGAATTAGGCACGATGCGTGTGACCGAACAAATCGAAGCCGTCCGTGCTCTGGGCGCGAACCCGATTCAATACCTCGTTGTGCCGCGATTTCTGGCGTGCTTCCTGATGATTCCCATGCTAACCGGGCTGTCGGATATTCTTGGCATTCTCGGCGGTTGGTTGTACAGCGTGCAGGTTCTTGGAATCAACAACTTTCACTATTGGCATCACGCGGTTGGGTATGTGGCTCCGTTCGACATCATGAGCGGCTTGTTCAAAAGCGTGTTTTTCGGTGCCACCATCGCGATCGTGGCCTGTCATCGCGGGTTTCACTGCGGAGCCGGTGCCGAAGGCGTGGGGCGAGCCGCGACCGAATCGTTCGTGGTTTCGTTCATGCTGATCCTCATTCTCGATTTCCTCTTGAATGTGTTGATCAATACGTTTTACCAAGTCGCGTGGTCCAACAATCCCACTTTGGCCGTCGTCTTTTAA
- a CDS encoding ABC transporter ATP-binding protein produces MHTPLSIQPVIELQNVTQIFGSQTILQDVSLQVQGGETLVLIGESGCGKSVTMKLMMALLQPTHGQVIWNGRPVADRNETELVHDRLKFGYLFQGAALFDSLTIFENVAFGLRQNTRMKDREIEQIVLDRLQEVGLPKHVATRKPAELSGGMKKRVGLARALALRPDVMFYDEPTTGLDPIMSDVINELILRVREQRPVTSIVVTHDMRTVEKIADRIVMFFPRTRLAADDPQIIFEGQFLEAMESPDPRVSQFVRGEARERLEEILVS; encoded by the coding sequence ATGCACACGCCTCTTTCTATCCAACCAGTGATCGAATTGCAGAACGTCACGCAGATCTTCGGATCGCAGACGATCTTGCAAGATGTGTCGTTGCAGGTTCAGGGTGGCGAGACGTTGGTGCTCATCGGTGAAAGCGGTTGCGGCAAAAGCGTGACCATGAAACTGATGATGGCCCTGCTCCAACCGACGCACGGCCAAGTCATTTGGAATGGTCGCCCCGTGGCCGATCGGAACGAAACCGAATTGGTCCACGACCGCCTCAAGTTCGGCTACCTCTTTCAAGGGGCGGCCTTGTTCGACAGCTTGACGATCTTCGAGAACGTCGCTTTCGGACTCCGACAGAACACACGAATGAAAGATCGAGAAATCGAGCAAATCGTACTCGATCGACTCCAGGAAGTCGGGTTGCCCAAACACGTCGCGACTCGCAAACCGGCGGAACTTTCCGGCGGGATGAAAAAACGGGTGGGCTTGGCACGTGCGTTGGCATTGCGTCCAGATGTGATGTTCTACGACGAACCCACGACCGGTCTCGACCCGATCATGAGCGACGTGATCAACGAACTCATTTTGCGAGTCCGCGAACAACGTCCGGTGACGAGTATTGTCGTCACGCACGACATGCGAACGGTCGAGAAAATCGCCGACCGCATTGTGATGTTCTTCCCCCGGACCCGACTTGCCGCCGACGATCCGCAGATCATTTTCGAAGGGCAATTCCTCGAAGCCATGGAATCGCCCGACCCACGTGTCTCGCAGTTCGTCCGTGGCGAAGCGCGAGAGCGATTGGAAGAAATTTTAGTCAGCTAG
- a CDS encoding MlaD family protein, which translates to MTERQLQFRVGLFVILSGAAIAGMVFYFGEIAQMWEPRYPLVVHFENAPGVYPGTPVRRNGIAIGKVQEVVFDEHRGGVLTLLSIEGKHRLRKDAKPRIMRSILGDSSIDFAPGLAQEFFVEGERIDGVAPPEPMEIVARMEENVTTSLVSFEKTSSEWRKVGEQLNNLMDTNQGQLEEVIVRTSQSLEEFSLAMRKTQQTLTNANQILGDPESQRALKTALEALPQLVDETRGAIGSVRTAVVTADKNLSNLERATQPLAKRTASIVLRLDNTLANLEAVSQDVNVLTNLAAQENGTLRKFATDPTLYQNLNQTAEMLTLLMRNLEPILHDARIFSDKVARHPEVLGISGALAPSSGVKQSGVRQTNFEQPSAAPKGKPTPQRTVGRPSNYGRN; encoded by the coding sequence ATGACGGAACGACAACTCCAATTTCGCGTGGGATTGTTCGTCATCCTTTCGGGTGCGGCGATTGCGGGCATGGTGTTCTACTTCGGCGAAATCGCCCAGATGTGGGAACCACGCTATCCACTTGTTGTGCATTTCGAGAATGCTCCCGGCGTCTATCCGGGCACACCGGTCCGCCGCAATGGCATCGCCATCGGCAAAGTGCAGGAGGTCGTGTTCGACGAGCACCGTGGCGGTGTGCTGACGTTGCTTTCCATCGAAGGGAAACATCGACTCCGCAAAGACGCCAAACCACGAATCATGAGATCAATCTTGGGAGATTCCTCGATCGACTTCGCACCGGGGTTGGCTCAGGAATTTTTCGTTGAAGGCGAGCGGATCGACGGTGTCGCCCCGCCCGAACCGATGGAAATCGTCGCGCGGATGGAAGAGAACGTGACCACGTCGCTGGTCTCCTTCGAAAAAACCAGTTCCGAGTGGCGGAAAGTCGGTGAGCAGCTCAACAACCTCATGGACACCAACCAAGGGCAACTGGAGGAAGTGATTGTTCGCACCTCGCAATCCTTGGAAGAGTTCAGCCTCGCGATGCGGAAAACCCAACAAACGCTGACCAACGCCAATCAGATCCTTGGCGACCCGGAAAGCCAACGAGCCTTGAAAACCGCGCTGGAAGCGTTACCACAACTCGTGGACGAAACTCGTGGGGCGATCGGTTCGGTGCGGACGGCCGTGGTGACGGCGGACAAAAACCTCTCCAACTTGGAGCGTGCTACGCAACCGCTCGCCAAGCGGACCGCGTCGATTGTGCTGCGATTGGACAACACACTCGCGAACTTGGAAGCCGTTTCCCAAGACGTCAATGTGCTGACCAATCTCGCCGCCCAGGAGAACGGCACGCTCCGCAAGTTCGCGACCGATCCCACGCTGTATCAAAATCTCAATCAGACTGCCGAAATGTTGACGCTTCTCATGCGGAACCTCGAACCGATTCTGCACGACGCTCGCATCTTCAGCGACAAAGTCGCCCGACACCCGGAAGTGCTAGGAATCAGCGGTGCATTGGCCCCGAGTTCCGGCGTGAAACAATCGGGCGTTCGGCAAACCAACTTCGAGCAACCGTCGGCGGCTCCGAAAGGCAAACCGACCCCACAACGAACCGTGGGACGCCCCAGCAATTATGGACGGAATTGA
- the lspA gene encoding signal peptidase II, with amino-acid sequence MSESDEKFPRVWVLLGILILGIGIDQGTKWWATQSLHPHTVHSYFGDTFRLTYALNPGAFLGLGGNLSATARFWLLTGLNSVFLVALIVVLIVNWKMRPISFVSLALLLSGGIGNLIDRTTQNGLVTDFLNVGIGSLRTGIFNVADMAIMAGAGILLWQSFRDEKARQTNDSSAAVAQ; translated from the coding sequence ATGAGTGAATCGGACGAAAAATTCCCCCGCGTTTGGGTGTTGCTGGGGATTTTGATACTCGGCATCGGAATTGACCAGGGGACGAAGTGGTGGGCCACGCAGTCGCTACACCCCCACACCGTCCACTCGTATTTCGGAGACACGTTCCGTCTCACTTATGCCTTGAATCCCGGTGCATTCCTCGGATTGGGCGGAAATCTCTCCGCGACGGCCCGGTTTTGGTTGCTCACCGGATTGAATTCGGTGTTCCTCGTCGCGTTGATCGTGGTGCTGATCGTGAATTGGAAAATGCGTCCGATTTCGTTCGTCTCACTGGCGTTGTTGCTCTCGGGCGGTATTGGAAATCTCATTGACCGCACCACTCAAAACGGGTTGGTCACTGACTTTCTGAACGTGGGTATCGGTTCGCTTCGCACAGGGATTTTCAACGTCGCCGATATGGCCATCATGGCGGGGGCCGGAATTCTGCTTTGGCAATCGTTCCGTGACGAAAAAGCCCGACAAACCAACGACTCATCCGCCGCCGTCGCCCAGTAG